One stretch of Sediminispirochaeta bajacaliforniensis DSM 16054 DNA includes these proteins:
- a CDS encoding tetratricopeptide repeat protein: protein MTPRELYELARDALSLHDYETAKQYTDQLESLYPDNLSVLILSGTIAMKRGRFAEAAGTFERILSFAPDNVEALNNLGVALRSTGDMDSALTYLKRAYEAGPQRADVQYNIANCLKSKRIYDEAIRYYRNAISLNPSFSFAYNNLGTIYESQGHTDRAITTYEEGLQYDTNHPTLRYNLGISLESQGDYEAAIREYRRSLKSRPGWPSGINNLGVALQKAGKLEEAERTFRDLVRIAPGSVKGNNNLGTVLAEQGKAEEAERCYRKALSLNAGYGKAALNLSSLKRETESPEEALKSIQALAAEFPDDVALQLRFVQAYIDAGKVHKAGVILAPLLKNDPDNGEAHCLMGRIRRQQGKKELAEQHFKLALKKDPPAIEAWLHLAYMAKDGGEVEQAMGAVGRYLEAKGNSHEGSLLLAELLIQKNLYTEALEMYQELYAKNSLDQRILTGLVNVNRMMGNQAEAVRFAKELVHTKEGLGDDIEIEELEESLDLYDKMTEEYAEEREKEWKQHLMALAKEEHQEREAEKETEEETESLIDETIPDFGQDEASIIDIGGIEPVIAIDEEEEELDLRELEEDIFIPDEQDEKDEPPEPLREVKSIQDEPQQVPSPGGTERYGAPPAPTTPGPSPQPSETTQDPKQSLMTQLNTPVIYTGKPLRKAHQKGNATEEPIEELKPVETSASHKKEKEEPISENAAEESADLLAYLEGLAQYLPEELRENFEESDMPLRMESLRAKLKGKEGLIKRLSGPTAVIKPEPLPAEPLRKAKVKDSFAFFDELASYLPAEEVKISLKQRIGAILRQIDGESE, encoded by the coding sequence GTGACGCCCCGGGAACTTTACGAGCTGGCACGTGATGCCCTCAGCCTCCATGATTACGAAACAGCAAAGCAATATACCGACCAGCTTGAAAGCCTTTATCCGGACAATCTCAGCGTGTTGATCCTTTCGGGAACAATAGCCATGAAGCGCGGGCGTTTTGCAGAGGCTGCGGGAACCTTCGAGCGCATTCTCTCTTTTGCCCCGGATAATGTGGAGGCATTGAATAACCTTGGGGTTGCTCTACGAAGTACCGGTGATATGGACAGTGCCTTAACGTACCTCAAGCGTGCATACGAAGCAGGTCCTCAGAGGGCCGATGTTCAGTACAACATCGCAAACTGCCTCAAAAGCAAGAGAATCTACGATGAAGCAATCCGGTACTACCGTAATGCCATTTCTCTGAATCCCTCATTCAGTTTTGCTTATAACAATCTGGGAACCATCTACGAAAGCCAGGGCCACACGGACAGAGCCATTACAACATACGAAGAGGGACTTCAGTACGATACAAACCATCCTACCCTTCGTTACAATTTGGGCATCTCCCTGGAGAGCCAGGGAGACTACGAGGCGGCCATTCGGGAATACAGGCGCAGTTTGAAGAGCCGCCCAGGATGGCCTTCGGGAATCAACAATCTTGGAGTGGCCCTTCAAAAAGCAGGCAAACTCGAAGAAGCCGAACGGACGTTTCGGGACCTGGTGAGGATCGCTCCCGGCAGCGTAAAGGGAAACAATAACCTCGGAACTGTTCTCGCAGAACAGGGAAAGGCGGAGGAGGCCGAACGCTGCTACCGGAAGGCCCTTAGCCTGAATGCAGGCTACGGGAAAGCGGCCTTGAACCTGAGTTCCCTGAAGCGGGAAACCGAAAGCCCCGAAGAAGCATTAAAATCAATCCAGGCGCTGGCCGCCGAGTTTCCCGACGATGTTGCCCTCCAACTCCGTTTTGTCCAGGCATATATCGATGCAGGGAAGGTCCACAAGGCTGGGGTGATCCTTGCTCCTTTGCTGAAAAACGACCCGGACAACGGTGAAGCCCACTGTCTGATGGGAAGAATAAGAAGGCAACAAGGCAAAAAGGAACTTGCCGAACAACATTTCAAGCTCGCCCTAAAAAAAGATCCCCCGGCCATCGAAGCATGGCTTCATCTTGCATACATGGCAAAAGACGGTGGTGAGGTCGAGCAAGCAATGGGAGCGGTTGGGCGCTATCTTGAGGCAAAGGGGAATTCCCACGAAGGATCACTTTTACTTGCTGAACTACTTATTCAGAAGAACCTCTATACAGAAGCGTTGGAGATGTACCAGGAACTCTATGCAAAGAATTCTCTCGACCAGCGAATTCTTACAGGGCTGGTCAATGTGAATCGCATGATGGGCAATCAGGCCGAGGCCGTCCGTTTCGCAAAGGAACTTGTTCACACGAAAGAGGGGCTTGGGGACGATATAGAGATTGAGGAACTGGAGGAAAGTCTCGATCTCTATGACAAGATGACCGAAGAGTATGCCGAAGAACGGGAGAAAGAGTGGAAACAGCATCTTATGGCCCTGGCAAAGGAAGAGCACCAAGAACGGGAGGCCGAAAAGGAAACGGAGGAGGAGACTGAAAGCCTCATTGATGAAACCATTCCCGATTTCGGTCAGGATGAAGCATCAATCATCGATATCGGCGGCATTGAACCGGTTATTGCCATTGATGAAGAGGAAGAAGAGCTTGATCTTCGTGAGCTTGAAGAGGATATTTTCATCCCTGATGAACAAGATGAGAAGGATGAACCACCGGAACCCCTCAGAGAAGTGAAGTCCATCCAGGATGAGCCTCAACAGGTGCCGTCTCCCGGTGGAACGGAACGGTATGGAGCACCTCCTGCCCCCACAACTCCAGGCCCATCACCTCAACCATCAGAAACTACGCAGGATCCCAAACAGTCGCTCATGACTCAGCTGAACACTCCGGTCATATATACTGGAAAACCGCTACGTAAAGCACATCAGAAAGGCAATGCAACGGAAGAACCTATCGAAGAACTAAAACCGGTGGAGACAAGCGCTTCACACAAGAAAGAAAAAGAAGAACCGATTTCGGAGAATGCCGCAGAAGAATCGGCAGATTTACTTGCATACCTTGAAGGCTTGGCCCAATATCTGCCGGAGGAACTCCGGGAAAATTTTGAAGAAAGCGATATGCCGCTGAGAATGGAATCACTACGGGCTAAACTGAAAGGAAAGGAAGGATTAATAAAACGCCTTTCCGGGCCGACCGCAGTGATAAAGCCGGAACCGCTTCCGGCCGAACCTCTTCGTAAGGCCAAGGTGAAGGACAGCTTCGCCTTCTTTGATGAATTGGCTTCCTATTTACCGGCAGAAGAGGTAAAAATATCCCTAAAACAGCGTATTGGAGCCATACTGAGACAAATCGACGGAGAGTCTGAATGA
- a CDS encoding FadR/GntR family transcriptional regulator, with protein MAFKSVHRKRNLSHEIAASIREAIFQGDYPEGSAIPPEPELADQFGVSRAVIRDATRILEARGMIEIIQGKGMFVTPDANEAFAEVLLNALKKRGAATADVEGVIRYLLPEACGMLIAQENEKSLDEVAKAITAYQTLRLKGTEGAKLTVAYRNVVSLIFLLSGNRVMGLIGPALLKLTPSRIADEGEERFSDLFLTLLGSVNSYTARERIRELLRSDSQGGLLAQASELRQEELLLP; from the coding sequence TTGGCGTTTAAAAGCGTGCACCGCAAACGAAACCTTTCTCATGAAATAGCTGCGTCCATTCGAGAAGCGATTTTTCAGGGGGATTATCCGGAAGGAAGCGCCATCCCACCGGAGCCGGAATTGGCCGATCAGTTTGGTGTCAGCAGGGCCGTCATACGGGACGCCACACGGATTCTCGAAGCACGGGGTATGATCGAGATCATCCAGGGCAAAGGCATGTTTGTCACCCCCGATGCAAACGAAGCCTTCGCAGAGGTTTTGCTGAATGCCCTAAAAAAGAGGGGAGCCGCCACAGCCGATGTGGAGGGTGTAATCAGATATCTGCTTCCCGAAGCCTGTGGAATGTTGATCGCACAAGAAAACGAAAAATCCCTTGATGAGGTGGCAAAGGCCATCACAGCGTATCAAACCCTTCGGCTCAAGGGGACTGAGGGGGCTAAGCTTACAGTCGCCTACCGTAACGTTGTTTCTCTCATTTTTCTGCTGAGCGGAAACAGGGTCATGGGCCTCATCGGGCCAGCACTTCTGAAACTGACCCCTTCCCGAATCGCCGACGAGGGTGAAGAGCGCTTTTCGGACCTCTTCCTTACGCTGCTCGGGTCGGTAAACTCATATACGGCACGAGAACGAATACGGGAGCTGTTGCGTAGCGATTCTCAGGGTGGGCTTCTTGCACAGGCCTCGGAATTACGCCAGGAGGAGCTGCTGCTTCCGTGA
- a CDS encoding SPL family radical SAM protein: MKAPPSAHIFPETEQYCSLSHEERRFLKSVWVRYRFTFQEIKQLIDFASDVEMWNEGELSSLWNPDLIARNYPKLSGKPLRRKLIEGAEEVWERLRKGPKSYDTFSPPASSDLGGKSIPIDAPHQGEILGTCPVASERTRCCNLETLDVVKQCGFACSYCSIQSFYDQGRVYFVDNLDEKLEELERRFIAERKSGETRLRHIGTGQSSDSLMWGNRNGLLEKLSGFAERNPEIILELKTKSANTSWLEGHQLPSNILATWSLNPQTIIDAEEHLTSSLDDRLAAARRCADKGIAVGFHFHPIVHYDRWKQEYGELFRQVQELFLPEEVVTISFGTLTFIRPVIRQLRRRKLRSKILQMPLSDAEGKQSYPFEIKRELFSYAYNSFSGAWKSGVFFYLCMEEIDLWEPVFGRSYSDNEAFERDMKQSYRKKMDSIAYLKKASKMV; this comes from the coding sequence GTGAAAGCACCTCCGTCGGCACATATCTTTCCCGAAACTGAACAATATTGTTCCCTTTCCCATGAAGAACGTCGTTTTCTGAAATCGGTATGGGTACGATATCGTTTTACCTTTCAGGAGATAAAACAGCTCATCGACTTTGCATCCGATGTGGAAATGTGGAATGAGGGGGAGCTCTCCTCTCTATGGAACCCCGATCTCATTGCCCGCAACTATCCAAAGCTATCGGGAAAACCACTAAGAAGAAAGCTGATTGAGGGAGCGGAAGAAGTATGGGAGCGCTTACGGAAAGGGCCTAAAAGCTACGACACCTTCTCTCCTCCTGCTTCATCGGATCTGGGAGGAAAAAGCATACCGATAGACGCTCCGCACCAGGGTGAGATCCTCGGCACCTGCCCGGTTGCAAGCGAGCGGACACGCTGCTGCAATCTCGAGACCCTCGATGTGGTAAAACAGTGCGGTTTTGCCTGTTCCTATTGCAGTATTCAATCATTCTATGATCAGGGCCGGGTCTATTTTGTCGACAACCTCGACGAAAAGCTTGAAGAACTGGAACGACGATTTATCGCCGAACGGAAAAGCGGAGAAACGAGGCTGCGTCATATCGGAACCGGACAATCATCCGACTCCCTTATGTGGGGTAACAGAAACGGGCTACTGGAAAAGCTAAGTGGCTTTGCAGAGCGAAATCCCGAAATCATTCTCGAACTGAAAACAAAATCGGCCAATACATCCTGGCTGGAAGGGCACCAGCTTCCTTCGAACATTCTTGCAACATGGTCCCTTAATCCACAAACCATCATCGATGCGGAAGAACACCTGACATCATCTCTGGATGACAGACTTGCCGCTGCCCGACGATGTGCTGATAAAGGAATAGCCGTCGGATTTCATTTTCATCCCATCGTCCATTACGACCGTTGGAAACAAGAATACGGTGAACTTTTCAGACAGGTGCAGGAGCTTTTCTTACCGGAAGAGGTGGTCACCATAAGCTTCGGGACCCTGACCTTCATTCGCCCCGTCATTCGACAACTTCGGCGTCGAAAGCTGCGAAGTAAAATTTTGCAGATGCCTCTTAGCGATGCAGAGGGAAAACAAAGTTATCCCTTTGAGATAAAACGTGAGCTTTTTTCCTATGCCTACAACAGCTTTTCAGGAGCATGGAAGAGCGGTGTCTTCTTCTACCTCTGTATGGAGGAAATCGACTTATGGGAGCCGGTTTTCGGCCGTAGCTATTCGGACAATGAGGCCTTTGAAAGGGATATGAAGCAATCCTATCGCAAGAAAATGGATTCGATCGCCTACTTGAAAAAAGCTTCCAAAATGGTATAA
- a CDS encoding calcium/sodium antiporter encodes MLLSLGMILIGFILLTYGADLLVKGAGRLALLVGISPLVVGLTVVAFGTSAPEAAVSLKSALIGKVGITVGNVVGSNIFNTFVVLGVASLIAPLVVHAQVIRKEVPLLVGASFLLLVLSLDGVISRWDGVLLFVLIVAYTWWSIHSSRRESSDVSDEYGQRFGEEHDHSIPDEVPGLKQTGPKAVFVNLFLLCIGVGMLIFGSNVLVNGAVAIAELFGVSDLIIGLTIVSIGTSLPELATSIMAGIRGERDIAVGNAVGSSLFNILAVLGLSGLASPSGVPVASSTLHVDLPVMIFSALACLPVFLTSHKISRGEGVAFVLYYCIYIAYLILDAAASPHLFLFIRLVLYIVVPLTVIFAAYLLIKGIRQHRRGEYTLKR; translated from the coding sequence ATGCTGCTATCTCTTGGAATGATTCTTATAGGCTTTATCTTGCTTACCTACGGTGCTGATCTTTTGGTAAAAGGGGCAGGACGACTTGCTCTTTTAGTTGGTATTTCTCCGCTGGTAGTCGGTTTGACAGTGGTCGCTTTCGGTACGAGTGCACCGGAGGCTGCGGTAAGCCTTAAATCTGCTTTGATCGGTAAGGTGGGGATCACAGTCGGTAATGTGGTCGGAAGCAATATCTTCAATACTTTTGTTGTTCTCGGTGTTGCATCGTTAATTGCACCCCTTGTGGTACACGCTCAGGTGATCCGTAAGGAGGTTCCCCTACTGGTCGGAGCCTCTTTTTTGCTTCTGGTGCTCTCCCTTGACGGTGTGATCTCCCGATGGGACGGTGTACTTCTTTTTGTTTTGATTGTTGCATACACCTGGTGGTCGATCCATTCGAGTCGAAGAGAATCTTCCGATGTTTCTGACGAATATGGTCAGCGATTCGGAGAAGAACATGATCATTCTATTCCTGATGAGGTACCTGGTCTCAAACAAACCGGTCCGAAAGCCGTGTTTGTGAATCTGTTTCTTCTCTGTATCGGCGTCGGGATGCTTATTTTCGGAAGTAATGTGCTTGTTAATGGTGCGGTCGCTATCGCGGAGCTCTTTGGAGTCAGCGATCTTATTATCGGCCTTACCATCGTTTCGATAGGGACCAGCCTCCCCGAACTTGCCACCAGTATCATGGCCGGTATTAGGGGAGAGCGGGATATTGCTGTAGGTAATGCCGTCGGCAGCAGTCTTTTCAATATCCTTGCCGTTTTGGGATTATCTGGCCTTGCGTCTCCTTCGGGGGTACCTGTTGCTTCTTCCACGTTGCATGTGGACCTGCCTGTTATGATTTTTTCCGCTCTGGCCTGTCTCCCCGTTTTTCTTACAAGTCACAAGATCAGCCGCGGTGAAGGTGTCGCTTTTGTTCTCTACTATTGTATCTACATCGCATATCTTATCCTCGATGCGGCGGCAAGCCCCCATCTTTTCCTGTTTATTCGACTTGTGTTATACATAGTGGTTCCGTTAACGGTGATCTTTGCCGCATATTTGTTGATTAAAGGAATCAGACAACACAGGCGAGGTGAGTATACCCTTAAACGGTGA
- a CDS encoding alpha/beta hydrolase, which yields MKKMRQSVDSKRAERFFRAIGTKRLMPLTNAFMNFIDAKPSKRMRKDFDVSCETRMGSDVWTIAPKQRSRSIHIIYFHGGSYIMGFHRLHWHLIGNLARSLGVSVTAPDYPLAPRSTVKDVFDLILPLYRDISARYEHIILMGDSAGGGLSLALAQKARDEGLRAPCRLILFAPWVDVTMTNPDIAELDSRDPCLNRSGLKSAGLSYAGSTDPAHFLVSPLYGDLKSLPPITIFVGTNDMLLADCRRLRQKGMEVGSNVELHEIEGLVHPGIMLPLPESQAVLQEVAHLVQTSTS from the coding sequence ATGAAGAAAATGCGGCAGAGTGTCGACAGCAAGCGGGCTGAGCGGTTTTTCAGAGCCATCGGTACGAAACGTCTTATGCCCCTAACCAACGCGTTCATGAACTTTATCGATGCAAAACCTTCCAAGCGGATGAGAAAGGATTTTGACGTCTCCTGTGAGACCAGGATGGGGAGCGATGTCTGGACCATCGCACCAAAGCAGCGGAGCAGGAGTATCCATATCATCTATTTTCATGGTGGATCCTATATTATGGGATTCCACCGTCTTCATTGGCATCTTATCGGTAACTTGGCCCGCAGCCTCGGAGTTAGCGTTACTGCACCGGATTATCCCCTGGCTCCAAGGTCGACGGTGAAGGATGTTTTCGATTTGATTCTACCTCTCTATCGCGATATTTCCGCCCGATATGAGCATATTATCCTGATGGGGGATTCTGCAGGAGGGGGGCTTTCCCTTGCTCTGGCCCAGAAGGCCAGAGATGAAGGGCTTCGTGCCCCTTGCCGCCTCATTTTATTTGCGCCATGGGTGGATGTCACCATGACAAATCCCGACATTGCCGAGCTGGATTCCCGCGACCCCTGTCTTAACCGATCCGGCCTTAAGTCGGCCGGGCTCTCCTATGCGGGAAGCACTGATCCGGCCCATTTCCTCGTAAGCCCCCTTTACGGAGATTTGAAGTCTCTTCCCCCAATTACCATCTTTGTCGGAACCAACGATATGCTCCTTGCCGACTGCCGTCGTCTGCGCCAAAAAGGGATGGAAGTCGGGAGTAATGTCGAGCTTCATGAGATCGAAGGCCTGGTACATCCCGGCATCATGCTTCCCCTTCCCGAATCGCAAGCCGTGCTCCAGGAGGTTGCTCATCTTGTACAGACATCTACATCTTGA
- the folB gene encoding dihydroneopterin aldolase produces the protein MRKEDILLVEGMRFWGTHGYFPEENKLGQEFIVDIEALIDMTDMCEQDEFVWEISYVALFKAAKRVVENEEHKLIQRIAYRIIEEVFTDTPASRVKVTVKKPAAPIGGIFNHTGCVIERGREEMQ, from the coding sequence ATGCGAAAAGAGGATATTCTGCTTGTTGAAGGAATGCGTTTCTGGGGGACTCACGGCTATTTCCCCGAAGAAAATAAGTTGGGGCAGGAGTTTATTGTAGATATTGAAGCGTTGATCGATATGACCGATATGTGCGAACAGGATGAATTTGTATGGGAGATTAGCTATGTGGCCCTTTTTAAGGCTGCCAAAAGGGTTGTCGAAAATGAGGAACACAAATTGATTCAGCGGATTGCCTATCGCATTATCGAAGAGGTTTTTACCGATACCCCTGCATCCAGGGTGAAAGTGACGGTAAAAAAGCCGGCTGCGCCCATCGGCGGCATTTTCAACCACACCGGTTGTGTCATCGAACGCGGCCGCGAAGAGATGCAGTAG
- a CDS encoding leucine-rich repeat domain-containing protein: MADPVSPIATLKESVEKQLTSARLQELTRLVIEAHRGGDVALLRAYAERAGFGPEVVSAPARTLFYRIVAMVHPDKLPHLCEDFRSAIEREDVQALEKLSSLLAFRRSASVPKRRVDFDIRDYREEHIWDDGIWGCVDDADVESRWEDAEGLSFLDAVKFDSVGNLDIEISPFEFSHLDGPLDVSHYGLYDLDGFEFCTNISALDASWNNLTSVGELGSSDHLVELYLAGNSICDITPLAGISSLEIIDLEDNEIEDIAPLLELSALRFVNLRGNPIEERHLVDDLIQAGVVVVL; the protein is encoded by the coding sequence ATGGCTGACCCTGTATCACCGATAGCAACATTGAAGGAATCCGTTGAAAAACAATTGACGAGTGCTCGGCTTCAGGAGCTTACACGGCTGGTCATCGAAGCCCACCGCGGTGGGGATGTCGCGCTTTTGCGAGCCTATGCCGAGCGGGCGGGGTTTGGGCCGGAAGTGGTTTCTGCTCCGGCAAGGACCCTTTTTTATCGGATTGTGGCTATGGTACATCCTGACAAGCTCCCTCATCTATGTGAAGATTTTCGATCTGCCATAGAACGGGAGGATGTGCAGGCCCTGGAAAAATTATCTTCTCTTCTTGCTTTTCGTCGAAGCGCCTCGGTGCCGAAACGGCGTGTCGATTTCGATATCCGGGATTACAGAGAGGAGCATATATGGGATGACGGCATATGGGGATGTGTCGATGATGCCGATGTTGAGAGCCGATGGGAAGATGCTGAGGGACTCTCTTTTCTGGATGCCGTAAAGTTTGATTCGGTGGGGAATCTCGATATTGAGATCTCTCCTTTTGAGTTTTCCCATCTCGATGGTCCTCTCGATGTTTCCCATTACGGCCTTTATGATCTGGACGGTTTTGAATTCTGTACCAACATCTCTGCCCTTGATGCTTCTTGGAACAATCTCACATCGGTTGGGGAACTCGGCTCTTCAGACCATTTGGTGGAACTCTATCTTGCAGGCAATAGTATATGTGATATTACACCGCTTGCAGGAATTTCTTCCCTTGAGATTATCGATCTTGAAGACAACGAGATTGAGGATATCGCGCCTCTTCTTGAGCTATCTGCCTTGCGATTCGTAAATCTTCGAGGCAACCCCATAGAGGAGCGTCATCTCGTCGATGATCTTATTCAAGCCGGGGTGGTTGTAGTTCTTTAG
- a CDS encoding iron-containing alcohol dehydrogenase: MNFSVNTFHFILPTEIRYGKGIIHELPVVLKETSVRRVMLITDTAIRRQPFCQEIINQLKNGGIEVHLFDGVEANPKDHNVEEAARLATDLHVEALVALGGGSPIDCAKAVGVVASHGGAARTYEDRNLIVKPTLPLYTIPTTAGTGSEVTFSSVITDSRERFKFTIKSPAIAPKIAFIDPAYTHSMPAGLTAATGLDALTHAIEAFTAKVATPLSDAAALYAIELINSNLKQAVFEGENAQAREAMMMGSLLAGIAFSHSDVASVHCIAEALGGKYDAPHGVCNAIALPVVMEYNLAFAAERYARVAKAMGFHFSTEQEGAEIAVRRVQQLAKEIGLPEFRSLGVRPEDLDELAEHAMQNGSNRDNPRPMEKSDYLCLLKTLMNQK; the protein is encoded by the coding sequence TTGAACTTTTCCGTCAACACATTTCACTTCATCCTTCCGACAGAAATTCGCTACGGTAAAGGAATCATTCACGAGCTGCCAGTAGTGCTCAAAGAAACCTCGGTCAGAAGGGTTATGCTGATCACCGATACGGCCATTCGCCGCCAGCCTTTCTGTCAGGAAATCATCAACCAGCTCAAAAATGGAGGAATTGAGGTACACCTGTTTGACGGTGTCGAGGCCAACCCCAAGGATCACAACGTGGAAGAAGCGGCACGGCTTGCCACCGATTTGCATGTCGAAGCCTTGGTTGCCCTCGGAGGCGGGAGCCCCATTGATTGCGCCAAGGCTGTCGGCGTCGTTGCAAGCCACGGAGGAGCGGCTCGTACGTATGAAGATCGGAATCTGATAGTAAAGCCGACCTTGCCGCTGTATACCATTCCCACCACGGCAGGAACAGGAAGCGAAGTGACCTTCAGTTCAGTCATCACGGACAGCCGGGAACGATTCAAGTTCACCATAAAGTCTCCCGCCATCGCCCCGAAGATAGCCTTTATCGATCCTGCATATACCCACTCCATGCCTGCCGGACTCACCGCAGCAACGGGACTGGATGCACTTACCCACGCTATCGAGGCCTTTACCGCCAAGGTTGCAACTCCCTTATCCGACGCGGCTGCCCTTTATGCTATTGAACTTATCAACAGCAATCTCAAACAGGCGGTCTTCGAAGGGGAGAATGCTCAGGCCAGAGAGGCCATGATGATGGGAAGTCTTCTGGCGGGAATTGCTTTCAGCCATTCGGATGTTGCGTCCGTTCACTGTATTGCGGAGGCCTTAGGCGGTAAGTACGATGCCCCACATGGAGTTTGCAACGCAATCGCCCTTCCCGTTGTGATGGAGTACAATCTCGCTTTTGCTGCTGAACGTTACGCACGTGTGGCAAAAGCCATGGGTTTTCACTTTTCCACGGAACAGGAAGGAGCAGAAATCGCTGTCAGGCGGGTACAGCAGCTGGCAAAGGAAATCGGACTTCCCGAATTTCGTTCTCTTGGGGTCCGGCCTGAGGATCTGGACGAGCTTGCGGAACACGCGATGCAAAACGGAAGCAACAGGGACAACCCCAGGCCGATGGAAAAGAGCGACTACCTCTGCCTTCTGAAGACTCTTATGAATCAGAAGTAG
- a CDS encoding HDOD domain-containing protein, producing MSEDREKNLRIVALYINKMPSLPTSVAKVMEISNDPNASPADLNRVISIDPVLMGRVMKLINSAYYGLNQRITSLVRAIIMLGINTVKNLALSTAILGNLGGKEHFQALNMDGFWRHSLCVGVTAKQIAKKRKVDPRKIEEFFVAGLLHDIGKIPLNNRLSDQYFLAMSTADRETMPLYKAEKRAMAIHHCEAGQLIAKTWNLGQEISDAIIYHHTPSAYEGKHREMVLTIAAANYLANFLEIGFSGDRYPEKLALELFDEIGVSFDWLEEIEEVVNEEIERARIFLKLGGEA from the coding sequence ATGAGTGAGGATCGAGAAAAAAATCTAAGAATCGTCGCGCTGTACATTAATAAAATGCCGAGTCTTCCGACAAGTGTTGCAAAGGTCATGGAGATCAGCAATGATCCGAATGCAAGCCCCGCCGATTTAAACCGAGTCATCAGCATTGATCCGGTTCTCATGGGTAGGGTCATGAAGCTTATTAATTCCGCTTATTACGGTCTTAATCAACGAATCACCAGCCTTGTTCGGGCGATCATCATGCTCGGCATCAACACCGTAAAGAATCTTGCCCTCTCTACGGCCATTCTGGGAAACCTAGGCGGCAAAGAGCATTTCCAGGCTCTCAACATGGATGGATTCTGGCGCCACAGCCTCTGTGTCGGCGTTACCGCCAAACAGATAGCGAAAAAAAGGAAGGTCGATCCGAGAAAGATAGAAGAATTTTTCGTCGCGGGCTTGCTTCATGATATTGGAAAGATTCCCTTGAACAATCGTCTGTCGGATCAGTATTTTCTTGCAATGAGTACCGCGGATCGGGAAACAATGCCCCTTTATAAGGCGGAAAAGCGGGCAATGGCGATACATCACTGTGAAGCCGGACAACTTATTGCAAAGACCTGGAATCTCGGCCAGGAGATCAGCGACGCCATTATCTACCATCACACACCCTCAGCGTATGAGGGGAAGCACCGGGAGATGGTGCTGACCATAGCCGCCGCCAACTACCTTGCGAACTTCCTGGAGATAGGCTTCTCCGGCGACCGCTACCCGGAGAAGCTAGCTCTTGAGCTTTTTGACGAAATAGGCGTCAGCTTCGACTGGCTCGAGGAGATCGAAGAGGTAGTGAACGAGGAAATCGAGAGGGCGAGGATATTCCTCAAATTGGGAGGTGAAGCATGA
- a CDS encoding MBL fold metallo-hydrolase: MMKVRLWGVRGSIPCPGPTTVRYGGNTACIELRVGDDERLFIIDAGSGIRQLGDYLMKNDLPKGPIRTKIFLSHTHWDHIMGFPFFTPIFIPGSELEIYGPVTYEDEGLDRIVGDQLRYRYFPVKHSELAAKITYHPLKERSMELGDGLWLTTKYLNHPILCLGYRFEYKGKVFCTAYDTEPFRNVFPEDPEDPNYDSAAAEEGALAAREENEKILRFFQGADLLIHDSQYTLEEYKNGKVGWGHSTFEYAINAAHKAGVKKLLLFHHDPNRSDDQLETIVDEYRSKITGKSELIIEIAREGSLYSI; encoded by the coding sequence ATGATGAAGGTTCGTTTGTGGGGGGTTCGCGGTTCCATCCCTTGCCCCGGCCCAACAACGGTCCGGTACGGAGGCAATACCGCCTGTATCGAACTGAGAGTCGGCGATGACGAACGCCTTTTCATTATCGATGCGGGTAGCGGTATCCGTCAGCTTGGTGATTATCTTATGAAAAACGACCTTCCCAAAGGGCCGATTAGAACAAAGATCTTTCTCAGCCACACCCATTGGGACCACATCATGGGCTTTCCCTTTTTCACCCCCATTTTCATTCCGGGAAGTGAGCTGGAAATCTACGGTCCCGTCACATACGAAGACGAGGGGCTGGATCGAATCGTCGGCGATCAGCTTCGATATCGTTACTTTCCGGTAAAGCATAGTGAATTGGCCGCAAAGATCACCTATCATCCGCTGAAAGAACGCAGCATGGAACTCGGAGACGGGCTCTGGCTCACCACCAAGTACCTCAATCATCCGATTCTTTGCCTTGGATATCGCTTTGAGTATAAGGGAAAGGTCTTTTGTACTGCCTATGATACCGAACCTTTTCGTAACGTATTCCCCGAGGATCCGGAGGATCCCAATTACGACTCTGCCGCGGCAGAAGAGGGAGCCTTGGCTGCACGGGAAGAAAATGAGAAGATTCTTCGCTTTTTCCAGGGGGCCGACCTCCTTATTCATGACTCCCAGTACACCCTCGAGGAGTACAAAAACGGTAAGGTCGGCTGGGGACACTCCACCTTCGAATATGCCATCAATGCTGCACACAAGGCAGGCGTGAAGAAACTGCTGCTTTTCCATCACGATCCGAACAGAAGCGATGATCAATTGGAAACGATAGTGGACGAATACCGATCGAAAATTACAGGGAAAAGCGAACTCATTATCGAAATCGCACGGGAAGGTTCCCTCTATTCGATTTAA